One window from the genome of Methanobrevibacter oralis encodes:
- a CDS encoding DNA-directed DNA polymerase II small subunit, translated as MTTNKILLKFAKKGINLSPEAYNIVNNAENPLDFASSLIVKLKSDKYSSKDLVSVSEDIINEITGKQKENNIIQKTLGPSVDKKEIEIKSDVKEKIDDLKKESDNVEKYINPTIVEASETIKDEKIEFKRNLEKTNVKYDFEILQDTSKKSYTSGEIENLISYFKSRYDKLAKILSSRPELKNYTKIADIEEDQDSLSMILMVKEIRSSKNGHKIIEFEDDTGTISVLFTNKKEDLFKEAEKLVKDEVVGVIANKSDDSHFAFGQEIINPGVSRIPEKKMDFSIVFLSDVHIGSLTFLEDAFVRFIDWINCDYGTEEQRKIAEDVKYLVIGGDIVDGIGVYPNQEKELAIKDITEQYNEAARFLGNVRSDIKIIIAPGNHDASRVAEPQPAVPEEYAKALYELDNVEFISNPGVVSLDGIHVLIYHGRSFDDLVMAVKEFTHERNDLLMEELLKKRHLAPIYGERTPLASELEDYLVIDEIPDIFHTGHVHINTYRKFNGIHLINSGTFQTQTEFQKIYNIEPTPAEVPVLYKGKYKHLKFI; from the coding sequence ATGACTACTAATAAAATTTTACTAAAATTTGCAAAAAAAGGAATAAACCTTTCACCAGAAGCCTATAATATAGTAAATAATGCTGAAAATCCTCTTGATTTTGCATCATCATTAATAGTTAAATTAAAAAGTGATAAGTATTCATCAAAAGACTTAGTTTCTGTAAGCGAAGATATTATAAATGAAATTACAGGAAAACAAAAAGAAAATAATATAATTCAAAAAACACTAGGACCTTCTGTTGATAAAAAAGAAATAGAAATTAAAAGTGATGTTAAAGAAAAAATTGATGATTTAAAAAAAGAAAGTGATAATGTTGAAAAATACATTAATCCAACTATTGTTGAAGCTTCTGAAACAATTAAAGATGAAAAAATTGAATTTAAAAGGAATTTAGAAAAAACTAATGTAAAATACGATTTTGAAATCTTACAAGACACTAGTAAAAAGTCATATACTAGTGGTGAGATTGAAAACTTAATTTCTTATTTTAAAAGTAGATATGATAAATTAGCTAAAATTTTATCTAGTAGACCTGAACTTAAAAATTACACTAAAATAGCTGATATTGAAGAAGATCAAGATTCTTTAAGTATGATTTTAATGGTTAAAGAAATAAGATCAAGTAAAAATGGACATAAAATTATTGAATTTGAAGATGATACAGGAACAATATCTGTTCTATTTACAAATAAAAAAGAAGACCTATTTAAAGAAGCTGAAAAATTGGTTAAAGATGAAGTTGTAGGTGTTATTGCAAATAAAAGTGATGATAGTCATTTTGCTTTTGGTCAAGAAATTATTAATCCTGGTGTTTCAAGAATTCCTGAAAAGAAAATGGATTTTAGTATAGTATTTCTATCAGATGTCCATATTGGTAGTTTAACATTTCTAGAAGATGCATTTGTAAGATTCATTGATTGGATTAACTGTGACTATGGAACTGAAGAGCAAAGAAAAATAGCAGAAGATGTAAAATATCTTGTTATTGGTGGAGACATAGTGGATGGTATTGGTGTTTATCCAAATCAAGAAAAAGAATTAGCTATTAAAGACATTACAGAGCAGTATAATGAAGCTGCAAGATTTTTAGGAAATGTAAGAAGTGATATTAAAATTATTATTGCCCCTGGAAACCACGACGCTTCAAGAGTTGCTGAACCTCAACCTGCAGTTCCTGAAGAATATGCAAAAGCATTATATGAGCTTGATAATGTTGAATTTATTAGTAATCCTGGCGTTGTATCATTAGATGGGATTCATGTTTTAATTTATCATGGACGTAGTTTTGATGACTTAGTAATGGCTGTTAAAGAATTTACTCATGAAAGAAATGATTTATTAATGGAAGAATTACTTAAAAAAAGACATTTAGCTCCAATTTATGGTGAAAGGACACCATTAGCTTCTGAACTTGAAGATTATTTAGTTATTGATGAAATTCCAGATATATTCCATACTGGACATGTTCATATTAATACTTATAGAAAATTCAATGGAATTCATTTAATTAATTCAGGAACTTTTCAAACTCAAACCGAATTTCAAAAAATTTATAATATTGAACCAACACCTGCAGAAGTCCCAGTTCTTTATAAAGGAAAATATAAACATTTAAAATTTATTTAA
- a CDS encoding transposase: SAFIKKIAKILNIELINLPPYSPHLNPIEQLWRIMKNIIRNEYLKSKEHLKELVKKTFNENIEKNNITIHWCETFISKV, from the coding sequence ATCTGCATTTATTAAAAAAATAGCTAAAATTCTTAATATTGAGTTAATTAATCTCCCACCTTATTCTCCACACTTAAATCCCATAGAACAGCTTTGGAGAATAATGAAAAATATAATTCGCAATGAATACCTAAAATCCAAAGAACATCTAAAAGAACTAGTCAAAAAAACCTTCAATGAAAATATTGAAAAGAACAATATTACAATACATTGGTGTGAAACATTTATATCAAAAGTTTAG
- a CDS encoding class II aldolase/adducin family protein: MKKNIAEVVNISNNVYEKGLVSGKAGNISTRHKSECGDIISITPTLKSLGDLKEEDVVLVDINGNILTKGKPSSEVNMHIEIYKNRNDVNAIVHTHSPYATGFAFSSKRIKRYEGFGTVNSKFLAYIDYEKPGTNKLAKKAAEGLSTENVLILKNHGVVCISDNLKEAESLALFVEETAKTQFITHMLNSSEDYI; this comes from the coding sequence ATGAAAAAAAATATTGCTGAAGTTGTTAATATATCAAATAATGTCTATGAAAAAGGACTTGTTTCTGGAAAAGCTGGAAATATTAGTACAAGACATAAAAGCGAGTGTGGTGATATTATTTCTATTACTCCTACTTTAAAATCACTTGGAGATTTAAAAGAAGAGGATGTAGTTTTAGTTGATATTAATGGAAATATTTTAACAAAAGGAAAACCTTCATCTGAAGTCAATATGCATATTGAAATCTATAAAAATAGGAATGATGTAAATGCAATTGTCCATACTCATTCTCCTTATGCTACTGGTTTTGCTTTCTCATCAAAAAGAATTAAAAGATATGAGGGTTTTGGAACTGTTAATTCCAAATTTTTAGCTTATATTGATTATGAAAAACCAGGAACTAATAAACTTGCAAAAAAAGCTGCAGAAGGATTATCTACTGAAAATGTCTTGATTTTAAAAAATCATGGTGTTGTCTGTATTAGTGATAATTTAAAAGAAGCAGAATCTCTTGCATTATTTGTAGAAGAAACAGCAAAAACTCAATTTATTACTCATATGTTAAATTCATCAGAAGATTATATTTAA